Proteins from a single region of Canis lupus baileyi chromosome 35, mCanLup2.hap1, whole genome shotgun sequence:
- the TMEM45A gene encoding transmembrane protein 45A encodes MGSFKGHALPGTFFIIMGIWWTVKCILKYACKKHKRTSYLGSKALFQRIEVFEGLIIIGMAITGMIGEQFIPGGPHLALYNYKEGQWVELLNWHHFTMYFFFGLLGVANILCFIISSLPTSLTKLMLSNALFVEAFIMYNHTHGRDMLDIFVHQLLVLAIFVTGLIAFLELFIRTSITVELLRTSFIFLQGSWFWQIGFVLYPPSGGPAWDTMDHNNVMFLTICFCWHYALNIVVVGMIYAFVTWLVKSRLTRFCPSEVGLLKNAEREQESEEEM; translated from the exons ATGGGGAGCTTCAAAGGTCATGCCCTCCCTGGAACCTTCTTCATTATCATGGGTATTTGGTGGACCGTAAAGTGTATTCTGAAATATGCCTGCAAAAAGCACAAACGGACTTCCTACCTTGGTTCCAAAGCATTATTCCAGCGAATAGAAGTTTTTGAGGGACTCATAATAATTGGCATGGCAATCACTG GCATGATTGGGGAGCAGTTTATTCCTGGAGGGCCCCACTTGGCCTTATACAACTATAAAGAGGGCCAGTGGGTCGAACTCCTAAACTGGCATCATTTCAccatgtatttcttctttgggctGCTGGGTGTGGCGAACATCTTATGTTTTATCATCAGTTCACTTCCCACCTCCTTAACCAAGTTAATGTTGTCGAATGCCTTATTTGTGGAGG CTTTTATCATGTATAATCACACTCATGGCCGGGATATGCTGGACATCTTTGTGCACCAGCTGCTGGTCTTGGCCATCTTTGTGACAGGCCTGATTGCCTTCTTGGAGCTCTTCATACGGACCAGTATCACTGTGGAACTTCTTCGGACAAGCTTTATCTTTCTTCAGGGGAGCTGGTTCTGGCAG atTGGTTTTGTCCTTTATCCCCCCAGTGGAGGTCCTGCATGGGATACAATGGATCATAACAATGTTATGTTTCTTACCATATGCTTTTGTTGGCATTATGCATTAAACATAGTCGTCGTTGGAATGATTTATGCCTTTGTCACTTG GTTGGTTAAATCTCGACTTACGAGGTTCTGCCCCTCGGAGGTTGGACTCCTGAAAAATGCTGAGCGAGAACAAGAATCAGAAGAAGAGATGTGA